The DNA region ctcagaatcaagcagtgacttgaattcagaatgagcaagaaaaactattcacatcaggataagtattattctatatctctaaactctgagtgaattcagtttaatgtttaagaattgttcatcaaaaatcttagttttgtcatcatcaaaaagggggagattgtaagatcaagttttgatctagtagtacaactctatgttttgatgattacaagttaaccttttgatatgaacaattgtggtactctaacgtgtttttctgagtgtgctatttacaggctctgacctcaactcaatctcacacaaatcagaagcactgtgtataaagagtgacccaagcaacgctttcgcattcaccatgttcagtatgaacagtggaaaagcttcagaagttctgaagctatacaaactctgatgtggactcagtcgctagaagctctgaagatccagaagttctgataaccaagaaacactgaaggttcagatgttctgatggtgtagaagactctgaagatccagaagctgaatagtggaaactctgaagtccagaagcaagaaactctgaaggccatgttcttccctctgagttcagaatcagaagatacaatggtcagaggatctgtgctttccctctgactctgatcaaccggcttcacaagttccaatatgaagtattcctctgatcagaagtctcctaggttaaaaggtcaagtcgctatccaagtacaaaagcaagtgtaccttcctgacgacctacctaacgttctcagccacagcagaagctggattttccagaactgccctccaacggtagcatttcccatgcaacgctcaaccctaatccttggagtatatatagaggctgaagattgaaagaagcggctaagaaactaagttgaagcaatacacgcgcaagacatattcaaaatattctaagccttctttcatctgaaattcattgtgtttactattagctttttagaagcaatttctttgtaaacaagaacttcatatacagttgtatagtttgcctttaggagatcaaggttgatcggatcctagagaagactaagagagtgaatcttagtggtgattcctttaggagatcaaggttgatcggatcctagagaagactaagagagtgaatcttagtgagagctaagtcagtgtattgttagtcacttgtaggtttcaagtgcagttgtaacgattatctgattagtggattgccttcattctaagaaggaagaaatcaccttaacgggtggactggattagcttgagggatttatcaagtgaaccaggataaaatacttgtgtgcttttctatctcttatctttagcacttaagttctcgaaagatttgtcaaaatctttaaggtggaagtcttgttctgaaaacgttattcaaaccccccctttctaccgtttttcataccttcaactttTACTTCATGCCCACAAGGTAAAGAAAGCACCTCATGAGGCGAAGCAAAGGTCTCCTCCCTCACCCAAGCAACATCGAGAAAAACATCCAAAGCATCCTCCAAAGCTCACCTCCCCGAAGGCGAGGAACAAACCAACCCTGCGCTAACAGAATGCTCACAATTACAAGGACTAAAAGCATATTTAAaccttacaaaaaaaaatgaaaaagtaaaTTAAATGTGTTATTAGTCATTTTTAGTGGTCAAAACTGAAGCAAATTTTCAGTACTACTGTAGTACTGACTCAGCACATCTCTCTAACAAGAACATATGGTTATAGCAAGAGAAGGAAGTTGGATAACTTTTAAAGGAGATAATACTTCTTTCTCTTTAATGCACAAGTCAATTTTACACAAGATCACTTATAAAAATTTAGTTTAACAAATTGATATGTGACTGCCTTTAATATAGGGTATCTGCAGGAAGACCCTTTGTTTCCCTTCTGTGGCCAACTTACATTTGCAGGCATCTTTCAAATACTATGGGGTAGAGAAGAAATTAACATGTGAAGTAAAAGAAGGTAGGGAATAAACACAAATAAACTAATTATTGTTTCTATTGACAAGAAATGGAAAAACACCATTCTTTGACTGGCATCTTTCAGGCAGGCCAACATTTCTTTGATGTCTGATGAttaattttgtttgatcatttgtCACCCTTGAGATGGTTATTAGGATGAGTTTCTTCGCCTTTTATGTTCTCCGTTCTCCAACAGGAATCCACTGGAGGAAGTTGATACTCATCTGGCTTCAAGGCCAAGGAAAAATCAGGCAATGTGGGTGCTGTTTCCATGATCCTGTAATGAAAAATGACAAGTTATGTTCTTATAGTCCTCTTGCTGACTGTTTATTAACCATAAATAGTTATGCAACAATTTCCTCATGTACTCTGGAAAGCTTACCTTTCATACGAATACAGATCACGGTTTATTCGCACCTTGCTTGAAGTATCCTTGGGGATTTTTTCAGACAGATATTTCATGGTCCCCCACAGTGGTGGATTTCTGCACCAAGACTTCCAGTTAGATGGGTTATAATAATACAGCACTAAACTCAGCAATAGTACTCTTCACTAAAAAAATGATAAGTACATCAAAACCACAGCCAATGAAATTTCTCAAGGAAccataaaatgaaataaaatcaaCTTATCACTCAATCTCTCTTAATAAAGTATGTtagaataaaatataaaaccattcatgtgtcttcatCCAATAGTATAAGCTTTTTGGATAATTAGTTGTTGACTAAGCGGAGAGTTCGATCTTTGTTGCCGTCattattcaaataaaaaaagttgaatttcagcaaaTGGTAGGTGAGAATGTGCATTGTCCACACTTCAAGGCCAATGGGCTCtcgcgtgagggggcgtgttagaataaaatataaaatcattcatgtgttgATAGGTACTCACCTATTAGGTAGTTAGTTAGAAGGTAGTAATAAGGcatgttgcctataaataagggattAGTGAACATTAGGGGTATCTTTGTATTCTCTTAGGAAttgggtttagagagagaagtggttctctttctagggttagagagggtgtttggcatctctctcatgtatctttcccctaatccccaattgggaattagggttctatCAATAAACTACTGCTAAATTTCTGAGTTCTATCATGTGTCTTCACCCAATAGCTTAagtttttgggataattggtagTTGACATAAAAAATCATCTGTCTTCACTTAGCATCTTGAGCTTTTGAGATAACCTGTTCATGTATCAGAAAAGCTATATCCAATTGTTTTAGAGTCACATCCTTGTCACCTCCATTCTTTCAATAAAAACAAAAGGTTGAATTTCAGCAAGAAATTAGGTAAGTCATTGTTCACGCTTCAAACCCAAGGAATCTTGTGATGGGGAGTattacaaatataaataattcaTGCGTTTTCACTTAACAGTTTAACTTTTAAAGGTAATTAGTTCATGACAGAGGAAAAGGACGAAAATGGGAGTGCATTAAGAAATGATAGGTcataatttcaattttcataTTATCCAACCACAGCTCATGTCAGTATATGCTAAAACAATTTTACTTTATGAGGAGTGCCATTACATTTGACCGAAAGGAAGAATGATTTCTTtgatgatgtaaaaaaaatttccagCAGTTGATTAGTTAATATAGTAAATAATGATGCCATACGATATTGCTAAAATATTGCAAGCCTTAAACACACACATACATTGACACAAACATTCTCACAGTGATCCTTCATAGCCAATGGGAGATTAGATAATCATTACCAAGTACCAACTTTAACCCAAATTATACTGAGTATGGTGagggaaaaatcatttttctcaCAGAGGTGAAATTAGGGAAAATAGTTTCAAAGGTAAGATactaaaagaaactaaacatgACGGGGATGCCAAATACAAGGTGTTTCACAATTTCAATCAAATCAAGGGCAGAGAAACTTCTGTGGAACATAGTTTATTGTTCTTGGCAACAAAGAATGAATTTGAAAAATGCTCGATTTACAGATAGAATAGTTAATAATGTATAGATATTTAACCCAGAAAACCTATATCATTAACTAAGGAATTCTGGCAGAATGCATCATTTGCAAAAGGCAAAAGAGCATCACATGCCCAAAGAGTGTATGCTTTATATATGGACTCCAAGtctcttattaaaaaaaaaaatcaacactgGCATAAAATATGAAGCTATTAAAATGACTTCAAAATTCACTAGCTAGACTGCAATTTTTTCCATAAATCGCCTTTCTTAAATAGAAACTGAACCCACCGTTATCTGAAGTATTATATTATAATGAGAAGACATAAAACATTAAAATGACAAATGGTATTACAGTATTTTTTGCATACACAATCACATAGGTATGTGCATTCAAGGTTTTTAAGTATTTCCCTGCTTGTGCCAATCAGCAGAAATTGTCACATCTACAAGGTTAATGGAAATTAACACATATATACTGAGTAGTCACTAGCCACTACCAACTTCAACTGCTGAAGGTAATTACAACTAATGATGGTATCACATTATTTTGAAAAACATATAACTTATACCATACTGTTGGTTCAGAGAGTTTTGAATAAAGAAAGTAAAAATTTGTTTTCTTGAGGCAAATAACAACATAGCAATACATAAAAGGGAAGACAATGGCTAACCTTGATAATGGAGGTGCCATGTTGAATGCCTCACAAAACTTCTTGCTTTCTTTGAAATATTCATCTGCTGCTTGCAAAGCAGCTACAGCCATCCCATGAGATTTCTCAGTATTTCCCTCATCAAGAATCAAGCCATGATAATAATACGCTGCAGCCTGGTAAGTCATAACAACAAACACATAAATCCATATAACTTGCTTCTTCTGAAAGCATCTCTTGTACAAATTCCTGAATTATATACGAATGTGCTGAAAGCAGGAGAAAGCATATATGTCTGTACTTTGGTGTTCGTGGCATCTAATAAAATTATGggtataaatagcaagaaaaacatcaaattaCTTAAGCATTTACAATCACGCCCGAGCTACCGTTAAAGTATTTAGTCGATTATTTCAGTAACCAAGCTGAATCCTAAAATCTAAGTAAATTCTAACCATGCATGGATGGTcattaaaagtaattttaatatCACAAGACCATTCATCTTTTGATCTAATGATCACGATTTACTCATTAATCTCACATAAAGGTTgcctttcaaaagaaaaaattcacATAAAGGCTCTATCACATGATACGCACACGCGAGCACTCATACACATTATCATTCCCTAGCAGAAAAAATTATACTACTTCTTCCAGACTCTGCAGACTCGTGCATAATATACATGCATACTATTGACCTGATAAGCATAATGAAATAGTTCCCAGGGACTCTAAAGTCTTAAAACAATTACTAAATTACCTAAAATATATCATACAAGTTGCAACTTATATGTGATATGATATTATTCTGCAAGAATATTAAAAGGGATTTGGATTTTATTAATAGCATTGGTAAGAGATCTGATCATCCTTCTCTGTCACAACATTAGCAACAGCTTGGGGAAATAATTTACTACACTTCAGCAACTAACACAAAGCATGTACATTATAAACAATTAATCAAATATCTCGTTAGCCAGTTCACCCTGAAATTGGACTCTTAAGAAACACAGATTCAATCGCCTTAACTTCTCACTTTTCTACACAAATCAATATTTAATCTTGGACATGCGAAGGAAAATTGATTATGCAAACAACTTGATACTTTCATCCACATTTCTTTGTATAAGGTAATCAATAAACCAAAAAATCCATCTCTGCTCATATTAGTATGCAGTAGGACATGACAATTAGATACCAAAATGCATATAACTGGTGAAAAGGCATACCTTTGCTTCAACATATTTCCATTTCACAAAATGACGATGTTTTTCACCCCAACCATTTACTAACGGAAGGTTCGTAATGTTATCTTGAGCCTGTAAAACAAACAGTGACTCAGAGTAATGTATGTTGAACAAATGCAACCATGTTAACTTACTCATGCACTCATTCATACATAGGACACACCACAAACAGAGATATAGAGTTGAAATAAATGTATATCTTAGGGAGGGAAATGTTATCAAAACAGTACTAATCAAAGAGAAAGTGAGAAACAAGTTAGATATCCCATGGGAAATGCAGGATATAACCAAAAAACAGGAACAATTCCCCAGTGAGAAAACAGTAAAGTGTAGATCCCATTAGGAACAAGTTATTACACCTGTTGCCAACATTTCACCATCTCACATGCTAGTCTACGCTTAACTGCAAGAGTGGCTTTGGCACTATCAATTGCCATTCCAAGTTGTATATCTACACCCTGaaaaaagaaagggaagaaataaacaaataaaaatccaaaatagATATGAACGAGAGCAAAGGTATCTATATATTGAACATTCCCCATCTCAAATCCTCTATACAATATCAGTACAGTTACACAATAACTAACGGTTTCAAATCACACAAATTCTTAAATTAGGCAGTTCACCATTAGACCCAAAAGGCTGAAACACCTTAACAAAACTACAATAGTTGAAACAAACCTATAGGAACTAAACTATACCGGAGGGAACAAAAAGGAGCTGGCACCGCATAAGCTCCCAATTTTTAATCCCTTTTATAACTTTGACTTTCACTCTCAAGGAATAAATACATCGTAAATACCAAGGAACTAACATAAGAGTTTGAGTTGAAATCTAGTGGATCCACTGTTTTCTTCTACCTTTCATATCAATTCATTCTTTAGTTTTTTTATGAGAACAAAGTCAGCTAGTAAGAGACTTGAAGGTCAAATATATTGTTTCAGATTCAGTTATTTGGTATGCAATAAAAAAGATCACTTACTAGGCAGCCCTCTGAGTAAAAATAGGACACATTCATACCTACTTTAGACAAGTTCTGCATTTTTCTTGAAGAAGAAAGCTATGTAGGATCTAAATGACCAATAAAGCTAAAAACAGCTCTGCTTTTAATCTAGACAATCAAACTGTAAGACTTGTAACAGATTTTCAGGGTGATTTTTAGTCGAATGGCCCACAGATCAATAGTGGAAGTGTTTCATGGCAAGCCAGTCTCTGGATTGATTGGTTAAAACTTTTGCAATAAGAACCTCTTTGATCCTAATAGCTGTTTGAATACTCACCCTAACTATTTGAGAAGATAAGTAGACAACAAATTTGCCATGTTAATCAAACATTTGTTTTAGCTGTTATTAATAAATAAGATAAATGACTTCATTTAATTGGTCCATACAAAAGAAACATTCATACCTGTCCTAATGCTTGTAGACTTAGTGCTCGAAGAACTCCTTCTGATAGGTCTACTGGTAAATTTCTTCTGAAATTAGAACCAAATtaataaacataaaaagaaTGTAGACGGCTATTAAGATTACAGAAAAactcaaacagtcaaaactaaTTGAATACGTCAGATATGTACAAACCTGAGTTCTGCAGGTAACTGTGGAAGAACATGTTTGACAGCACAATCTAGATATCCAGCAGCCTTTAAAAAGATATCAATAGCAGCTCGTCTGCTTTCTGTTAGTAGATAATAAAAGCTTAACTTTAATATATAAGGTACGATATACATTTGGATTGGGGCAAcaattaaaaaacaaacaaacaaactattGCAGTGTGCAAGACAATATAGAATATTTTTGCTAATTAATTAGCCATTATAATATAGAACCAGCAGATGCGGAAAAAATTACTATATACTAATATTAACAAGATGAATTTGTAAACATTACACGTGCAGTGCATGTATCTTGCCCTAATTATAGAAAGAGTCAACCAAACATGACagtagaaagaaagaacaaacaaagaaaaggaTAAAATGACCTTTTGTCAGACATCAAGTAGAAATATTAGAAATTAGCAATTAGTAGTAATTAAAAAACTATTTCTAGCCAGTTTTTgtaaattaataaaaagaaagataatCTAAATTATAAATATCAAGTGAAGGGTTCACATAATTGATGTTCTATAGTATACATACAAAAACTCATCGACTTCACcccttcccccccccccctcgaCACACACACACGATGAGAGACAGAGAGAAGAAACAAGATTACTTGAAACCGCCAAAAATATTTCACAAGTGTATCACTATTTATCTGTAGAAGAACAAAGAGTTACTGGAAGGAGTGTCTAAAATTGGAGGACTAGACTAATCTACTCCAATGTGCTTAGCTGTTTAATATAATAAGCAATTAGAGATTCAGGGATAGGGAAAAAATTTGTTTACATGTACCCTAGGACTTTATACTTGAATACGAAACGAACCTCAATAAAACAGAAAGAGAACCCGGAAGGAAGTTAATCTTTTTTGTAGTATTCCTTACCTTCTGATACTTTCAGCTGATATCCATCACTGGATGATCTCGGAAGCAGTAACAAATTAGCCTGTAATAGTAATAGCATTGACATCAAGTGCAAAACTGATAACACCTCATACCAAGCAGTAGACATGGTTGTTTCCTGTAAGTGCCAATCACCCCACACCATAAAGCATGGAA from Lotus japonicus ecotype B-129 chromosome 2, LjGifu_v1.2 includes:
- the LOC130738566 gene encoding uncharacterized protein LOC130738566, which gives rise to MGCLVSTPKDSGENRRKPGSIGEVSVYVPGLRIPKTVDFAQPLGDYLSKNIVERLSALRTRIVVMASQEGPTITRTKRKSTTHHGGSILADLLQALEDYLPVLLGLVKDGIHLQYKIQFSWVNQEDDKEETTMSTAWYEVLSVLHLMSMLLLLQANLLLLPRSSSDGYQLKVSEESRRAAIDIFLKAAGYLDCAVKHVLPQLPAELRRNLPVDLSEGVLRALSLQALGQGVDIQLGMAIDSAKATLAVKRRLACEMVKCWQQAQDNITNLPLVNGWGEKHRHFVKWKYVEAKAAAYYYHGLILDEGNTEKSHGMAVAALQAADEYFKESKKFCEAFNMAPPLSRNPPLWGTMKYLSEKIPKDTSSKVRINRDLYSYERIMETAPTLPDFSLALKPDEYQLPPVDSCWRTENIKGEETHPNNHLKGDK